From a single Arachis hypogaea cultivar Tifrunner chromosome 3, arahy.Tifrunner.gnm2.J5K5, whole genome shotgun sequence genomic region:
- the LOC112770561 gene encoding uncharacterized protein — MCSKTAQSMRWHASAEKKDSKMRHLQDSEAWKTFDLLHDRFAEDPRNVCLGLAADGFNPFGAMRTNYSVWPVVLIPYNRPPWECMKPTSLILSMIIPGEKMPGNNIDVYLQPLIKELKELWYDGVKTLDRFKNEMFTLRAALMWTISDFPGLGNLSGWNVHKRGHKFRLSHAKFNGKVELRDPPAVLTGSEILEQLEGINVSFGKELQESKGKRIRRKVVEEDDESGMWRKKSIFFYLPYWESNLLRHNLDIMHIEKNVCDNVLYTLLNETGRSKDNLKARKDLKEMGIRKDLWSDENGRYHPSLFTMSNSMKDIFLRTIKNIKVPDGLSNNISRCVDLKQRKLSGLKSHDCHVLMQQLLPIAIRNVLPDKVTAMLIELSSFFQQLCSKSLSLTELEKLQPRIILTLCHLEMLFPPSFLTIMVHLTCHLVDEAKLGGLVHYRWMYPIERYLGHLKSYVRNKAKSEGSIAEGYVAEEALTFCSRYLEGIETRFNRPPRVDDRPDDNYSTHVDSLFPQMGNSKGAFTVFELSPMEKKQAHRYVVLNCPYVKPFIDDFKDFVRRRSKGRRPSNVEIEKRVNKDFVTWFPAQLMNPDIMNTVH, encoded by the exons ATGTGTTCTAAGACTGCTCAATCAATGCGATGGCATGCTTCGGCAGAAAAGAAAGATTCGAAGATGAGGCATCTGCAAGATTCTGAAGCTTGGAAGACATTTGATTTACTTCATGATAGGTTTGCCGAAGATCCTCGAAATGTATGTCTTGGTCTTGCAGCTGATGGATTCAACCCCTTTGGAGCTATGCGTACAAACTATAGCGTTTGGCCAGTGGTGCTTATTCCATACAATCGGCCTCCATGGGAGTGCATGAAGCCAACATCACTTATCTTGTCAATGATTATTCCTGGAGAGAAAATGCCGGGGAACAACATAGACGTATACTTACAACCTCTTATTAAAGAGTTAAAAGAGTTGTGGTATGATGGTGTTAAAACATTAGATAGGTTTAAGAATGAAATGTTTACATTGCGAGCAGCATTAATGTGGACAATTAGTGATTTTCCAGGCCTTGGTAACTTATCTGGGTGGAATGTACACA AAAGGGGTCATAAGTTTAGGCTAAGTCATGCAAAATTTAATGGAAAAGTTGAGTTGAGGGATCCCCCAGCAGTACTAACAGGGTCAGAAATATTGGAACAACTTGAAGGAATCAATGTTTCATTTGGGAAGGAACTACAGGAAAGTAAAGGTAAGAGGATTCGACGAAAAGTtgttgaagaagatgatgaatcggGGATGTGGAGGAAGAAAagcatatttttttatcttccttATTGGGAGTCTAACTTATTGCGCCATAATCTAGATATTATGCACATTGAAAAGAATGTTTGTGACAATGTGTTATACACTTTGCTCAATGAGACTGGAAGGTCAAAGGATAATCTCAAAGCTCGTAAGGATCTTAAAGAAATGGGTATAAGGAAAGATTTATGGTCAGATGAAAATGGGAGATATCATCCATCTTTGTTCACAATGTCAAATTCCATGAAAGATATATTCTTGCGTACTATAAAGAATATTAAAGTACCAGATGGTCTCTCAAATAATATTTCACGGTGTGTTGACCTGAAGCAAAGAAAGCTTTCTGGATTGAAGAGCCATGATTGCCACGTTCTTATGCAGCAACTATTACCCATTGCCATACGTAATGTGCTACCAGATAAAGTTACTGCAATGCTAATAGAGTTGTCTTCATTCTTTCAACAGTTGTGCTCTAAAAGCTTAAGTCTTACAGAACTTGAGAAGCTCCAACCTCGAATAATCCTTACCCTTTGTCATTTAGAAATGTTGTTCCCTCCTTCTTTCCTTACAATCATGGTTCATTTAACCTGTCATCTAGTTGATGAAGCAAAACTCGGAGGACTAGTACACTATAGGTGGATGTATCCTATTGAGAG GTATTTAGGTCATTTGAAGTCTTATGTACGAAACAAAGCTAAATCAGAAGGTTCTATAGCTGAAGGATACGTGGCTGAAGAAGCTCTTACATTTTGCTCTCGATACTTAGAAGGGATTGAGACAAGATTTAATAGGCCACCACGTGTTGATGATCGTCCGGATGATAATTACAGTACACATGTGGATTCCCTTTTTCCACAAATGGGGAACTCAAAGGGAGCTTTCACAGTATTTGAGTTGTCACCTATGGAAAAAAAACAAGCACATCGATATGTGGTTTTAAATTGTCCATATGTCAAACCATTCATTGA TGACTTCAAAGATTTTGTACGAAGACGATCTAAGGGTAGAAGGCCTTCAAATGTGGAGATAGAAAAAAGAGTCAATAaagattttgttacttggtttcctGCGCAG CTTATGAACCCAGATATTATGAATACTGTGCATTAA